CGGGGACCGGGCCGCGGACGGCGTCGCCCGTGGCCAGCCTGCTGGGACTCGCGAGCTGGACGGGCACCTCGCTCGCCGTCGCGACCTGGGCGATAAAACGGTAGTCTTCGCTCGCGAATGCGGTTCCGTCGAGCCGCTCCCGATCACATCAGCGACATCAGTAGTTCCTGCGTCACGTCCTCGTGTTCGTAGCGGTCGCCGCCGTACTCGTCCTGGAACGCGGCCGCGTCGTCGGGATCGCCGAATCCGATCATCGACGCGCCCATCGCGCCCTCGACCTCGCTATCGACGACGAACGTGAGGTCGGCTGCCGGCGCGAAGGACCCCGCGTCGACGTGGCTGCTGATCTCGGGCGCGTCGCCGCCGGTGTCGATCTCGTAGTCGACGCTCGAGTAGTCGGTCACGTACGTCGCGATCGGGGCGGAATCCTCCTCGTGGTCGAACGTGAACGCGTACGTACAACGGGTGCTGCAGAACTGTGCCGGACGGTCGTCCCCGAGCAGTTTCTCGGCGTCGTCGTAGAACGACTCCCCGACCGGGCCTGGGTAGTCGACGATCGCCATCGTACAGTTGTCACAGCTCGTCCCGGCCTTGATCGTGATCGGGTCGGGGGCGTCCGCCTCCGCGTCCTCCTCCCCGCCGAGGCAACCGGCCAGTGCAGTCAGTCCAGTGAGGGCCGACCCGACGAGAACCGTTCGACGAGACACGCCTCGATCGGCATCGTTGTTGGAAGGAAACCCATCCATGTGCACAATTGGGAACAGGCCGATAAGGATAATCTGGTCCAATCGCCGAAATAGCGGCTGCTGGGCGAATACAGTGACTCGTCCGCACCGACGCGACGGCGGCCGTCGGCGTCCCGTCCGACACCTGCCGTCCGACGGCGTCGACGGCTCACGCGCGTGAACGTCAATTATCCGTACGAGGCGCGGCCGACGTGTTCCTCGGCGAACCAGTGGGCGATCGTGCTCTCCGCGCGGTGCAAGACGTCGCTACAGGTGGACTTGGTCACGCCGAGCGCCGAGGCGACGTCCGTCAGCGTCGCTTCCCGCGGAACGTCGTAGTACCCCGCCTCGAGAGCGGTCAGGAAGACCTCGCGTTGTCGATCCGTCAGCGGATTCTCCGCGCGGCTCGCGTCGACGGCGTGGACGTACTCGAGGCGGTATTCGACGCCTCGCTCGTCGAACGCGTCGCCGAGCGTCGACAATCGATCCGCGCTGGTCGTCAGCTCCCACGTCACCACGCCGTCTTCGACCGCGAACGGCGTCTCCATCGGAACGCCGGCCTGCTGCATGGGAGCGAGCACCGACGGATTCGACGTCTCGACCTGCAAGAGCGCCGTCTCGTCGTGTTTCCAGAGCAACTCGAGGTCCCGAATATCGCTCCGCTCGTCGATCGCGGCGAGTATCGGGACCGGATTCGGTGCCGTCAGTTCGACGACGCCGATCGCGACGTCCGCTCCCGGCAGCACCGAACTGACGCGGAACGTCGTGTCGGGATAGGCCGTCGAAATCTCGTGGATCCAGAGCGATTCGGGGAGGGTGACGGTGAGTTTCGCCCGCGGCATGTATCGACGGTGGGGTTCGAACGACGTAGCACGGGCCTCGAACATGTTCGAACCACACCCCGATGTTCGCGGTAACCGATACACGACGGCCGGGCGAACGAACGTGTATGCCCGAAACGAATCCGCGCGACTCACGCCGGACCGACGCCGAACGGCGGTCGTCCCGCCGGCCGACCGCCGGACCGCCGCTCTCGATGACACCGTTTCACGTCGCCGGCATCGCGTTCCTGTTCGCCGGGTTCGTGCTCGCCTGCTACCAGGGACTACAGGAGTTCGCACTCGTCCCGGCGGTGTCGTGGCTCACGTGGACGCACATCCACTTCGTCACGATCGGCGCGTTCACGCAGTTGCTCTTCGGCACGCTGCCGCAGCTGACGGCGCAAAAACTCGAGCGTCCGGGACCGTCGGCACCGACTCTCGGAGCCGTCTTTCTCGGATTGAACGGCGCCGTACTGCTGGCCTGGTACGGGCGCGCCTTCGGCGAGCCGCTACTGTTCGACGTCGGTCTCGGGACGATCTGGCTGCTCACGGCCTGGCTGTTCGCCGTCGTTCTCGTGCTAGTGTACAGAAGCGAGGGCGGGCAGGCGTACGATCCGACCATCGGCTTCTACCTCCTCTCGCCGTTCGTCTACCTGATCGGGCTCACGTTCGCGTTCGGGCTGTACAGCCACGGCTGGGACGTCCCCGGCGGCTGGTACGGGCTCCGGGAGGCGCACGTCCACGCCAACGCGTGGGGCTTTCTGGGCCTCGCAGCGATCGGCACGCTGTACGACCGCTTCCCGCGGCTGGT
This genomic stretch from Natrinema salaciae harbors:
- a CDS encoding nitrous oxide reductase accessory protein NosL, whose translation is MDGFPSNNDADRGVSRRTVLVGSALTGLTALAGCLGGEEDAEADAPDPITIKAGTSCDNCTMAIVDYPGPVGESFYDDAEKLLGDDRPAQFCSTRCTYAFTFDHEEDSAPIATYVTDYSSVDYEIDTGGDAPEISSHVDAGSFAPAADLTFVVDSEVEGAMGASMIGFGDPDDAAAFQDEYGGDRYEHEDVTQELLMSLM
- a CDS encoding helix-turn-helix domain-containing protein; this encodes MFEARATSFEPHRRYMPRAKLTVTLPESLWIHEISTAYPDTTFRVSSVLPGADVAIGVVELTAPNPVPILAAIDERSDIRDLELLWKHDETALLQVETSNPSVLAPMQQAGVPMETPFAVEDGVVTWELTTSADRLSTLGDAFDERGVEYRLEYVHAVDASRAENPLTDRQREVFLTALEAGYYDVPREATLTDVASALGVTKSTCSDVLHRAESTIAHWFAEEHVGRASYG